The following coding sequences lie in one Pogoniulus pusillus isolate bPogPus1 chromosome 29, bPogPus1.pri, whole genome shotgun sequence genomic window:
- the PIGU gene encoding phosphatidylinositol glycan anchor biosynthesis class U protein isoform X3, with amino-acid sequence MVPSRNLVRTSQGERQTPLVIYLFHFLIEYAEMVFMITDVLTAVALYLAIQDFNKVVFKKQKLLIELDKYAPDVAELIQTPMEMHYTPLKVALFYLLNPYTVMSCVAKSTCAINNTVIAFFILATIKGSAFLSAVFLALATYQSLYPLTLFAPALLYLLQRQFIPVKLKSKGFWLYTVQYAALYLCSLVVIICLSFFLLNSWDFIPAVYGFILSVPDLTPNIGLFWYFFAEMFEHFSLFFVCVFQINAFFYTIPLAIKLKDHPVFFLFVQIAIISVFKSYPTVGDIALYMAFLPVWSHLYRFLRNIFIPSCLLIVCSVLFPVLWHLWIYSGSANSNFYYAITLTFNVGQVFGGGRAEEGSLDVKVPLLWNVPQAILFVCFSCSWRSSSVAWAENPLRGHPCHLDAHSVKAVRGHRGTAKSGLGKLVAP; translated from the exons aCCCCTCTGGTCATATATCTCTTCCACTTCCTGATTGAGTATGCTGAGATGGTGTTCATG ATAACTGACGTGCTGACTGCTGTTGCCCTTTACTTGGCCATCCAGGACTTCAACAAAGTCGTG TTCAAAAAGCAAAAGCTCCTGATAGAGCTGGATAAGTACGCCCCAGATGTGGCCGAGCTCATCCAGACGCCCATGGAGATGCACTACACCCCCCTCAAGGTAGCACTGTT CTACCTGTTGAACCCTTACACTGTGATGTCTTGTGTGGCCAAGTCCACCTGCGCCATCAACAACACTGTCATTGCCTTCTTCATTTTAGCTACAATAAAAG GTAGTGCCTTCCTCAGCGCTGTGTTCCTGGCCTTAGCAACGTACCAATCCCTCTACCCTCTCACACTGTTTGCTCCAGCACTCCTTTACCTTCTGCAG CGCCAGTTCATACCAGTCAAGCTGAAGAGCAAAGGCTTCTGGCTCTACACCGTGCAGTATGCAGCCCtctacctctgcagcctggtggtgatcatctgcctctccttcttcctcctcaactCCTGGGATTTTATCCCAGCTGTGTATGGGTTTAT cctctccgtGCCGGATCTGACTCCCAACATTGGCCTCTTCTGGTACTTCTTTGCAGAGATGTTTGAGCACTTCAGCCTGTTCTTTGTCTGCGTGTTCCAAATCAATGCCTTCTTCTACACCATTCCCTTGGCAATAAAGCTCAA GGACCATCCTGTGTTCTTCCTGTTTGTCCAGATTGCAATCATTTCTGTCTTCAAGTCCTACCCCACCGTGGGAGACATTGCACTGTACATGGCCTTCCTGCCGGTCTGGAGCCACCTCTACCGCT TTCTGCGGAACATCTTCATCCCGTCCTGTCTGCTCATTGTCTGCTCCGTCCTCTTCCCTGTCCTCTGGCACCTATGGATTTATTCAGGAAGTGCCAACTCCAATTTCTACTATGCCATCACTTTGACTTTCAACGTAGGGCAG GTTTTTGGAGGTGGCCGAGCAGAAGAAGGTTCGTTGGATGTTAAAGTTCCCTTGCTCTGGAATGTGCCTCAGGCAATTCTGTTtgtctgcttctcctgcagctggaggagcagcagtgtggcctggGCTGAAAATCCCCTGCGTGGGCATCCCTGCCACCTTGATGCCCATTCTGTAAAAGCTGTGAGGGGGCACAGAGGCACTGCCAAGAGTGGCTTAGGGAAATTGGTGGCTCCTTAG